Proteins co-encoded in one Campylobacter jejuni genomic window:
- a CDS encoding DUF4299 family protein, producing MEDLKLLQRRWEEAYEAMPKLYETPDGLIINFTLSEDTDTILFKKPWENFELDDEDKETKWRLSFFSISKDEPLGYLEYKEALEKLQDFSLIQSEERILIRAMSLEELESLELKGW from the coding sequence ATGGAAGATTTAAAACTTTTACAAAGGCGTTGGGAAGAAGCTTATGAAGCTATGCCTAAACTTTATGAAACACCCGATGGGTTAATAATAAATTTCACCCTAAGTGAAGATACAGATACTATTCTTTTTAAAAAACCTTGGGAAAATTTTGAATTAGATGATGAAGATAAAGAAACCAAATGGAGGCTGAGTTTTTTTAGCATTAGCAAAGATGAGCCTTTGGGGTATTTAGAGTATAAAGAAGCTTTAGAGAAATTGCAAGATTTTTCTTTAATTCAATCAGAAGAAAGGATTTTAATTAGAGCAATGAGTTTAGAAGAGCTTGAAAGCTTAGAGCTTAAAGGGTGGTAA
- a CDS encoding imm11 family protein gives MKYYKMMYNYNHNDVDNWYSCDLVDIKNNDEYALLESKPITNWQTPSFEIDKNEGDILTDLIHNDCGWRIVSPKFINLMQDLIKDCVQYLDVEIKSQEINYYDCKIMHVIKSLEALDYEHSVYTYMGDNNEYLSITKAVLKKSKLDGSHIFRIKDDEIPVFVSSEFRKIVRENNLLGFSFSEVMVYEN, from the coding sequence ATGAAATATTATAAAATGATGTATAACTATAATCATAATGATGTGGATAATTGGTACTCTTGTGATCTTGTAGATATAAAAAATAATGATGAATATGCACTTTTAGAATCCAAACCTATCACAAATTGGCAAACACCTAGTTTTGAAATAGACAAAAATGAAGGAGACATATTAACTGATCTTATACACAATGACTGTGGTTGGCGTATAGTCTCTCCTAAATTTATAAATTTAATGCAAGATTTAATTAAAGATTGTGTGCAATATTTAGATGTAGAAATTAAAAGTCAGGAAATAAATTATTATGATTGTAAAATTATGCATGTAATAAAATCACTTGAAGCTTTAGATTATGAACATTCTGTATATACTTATATGGGTGATAATAATGAATATCTAAGTATTACTAAGGCTGTTTTAAAAAAATCAAAACTTGATGGAAGCCATATATTTAGAATTAAAGATGATGAAATACCTGTTTTTGTATCAAGTGAATTTAGAAAAATAGTGAGAGAAAACAATTTATTAGGTTTTAGTTTTAGTGAAGTTATGGTATATGAAAATTAA
- a CDS encoding PoNe immunity protein domain-containing protein codes for MARDTSKDEAYFTKHIIEWEEEIKEDEKKLLELPLGDARRENYFFSITDGKKCIAIDKYSRGDDINLVKKDLEAYILLKQKNRLEFAIDIGYYRGNALELCIRVLLDMDTACVLELIEEDERKRRDILNRDWFLHFIGSKGKNLNLERKCIRKEHELIKEFVATKDIEFLHQYMKKHTRLRDPLDTWDLEGAAIVKLMNLDKEEFKQYKYFPYDLI; via the coding sequence ATGGCAAGAGATACTAGCAAAGATGAAGCGTATTTTACGAAACATATAATAGAGTGGGAAGAAGAAATTAAAGAAGATGAAAAAAAACTCTTAGAACTTCCACTAGGAGATGCAAGAAGGGAAAATTATTTTTTTTCTATAACAGATGGAAAAAAATGTATTGCTATAGATAAATACTCTCGTGGTGATGATATAAATCTAGTTAAAAAAGATTTAGAAGCATACATACTATTAAAACAAAAAAATCGTTTAGAATTTGCAATTGATATTGGTTATTATAGAGGAAATGCTCTTGAACTTTGTATTAGAGTATTGCTAGATATGGATACTGCTTGTGTATTAGAATTAATAGAAGAAGATGAGAGAAAAAGAAGAGATATTCTCAATAGGGACTGGTTTTTGCATTTTATAGGATCTAAGGGTAAGAATTTAAATTTAGAACGCAAATGTATTCGCAAAGAACACGAGCTTATTAAAGAATTTGTAGCCACTAAGGATATTGAGTTTTTACATCAATATATGAAAAAACATACAAGATTAAGAGATCCTCTAGATACTTGGGATCTTGAAGGTGCAGCAATTGTAAAGCTAATGAATTTAGATAAAGAAGAATTTAAACAATACAAATACTTTCCTTATGATTTAATATAA